The following proteins come from a genomic window of Candidatus Bathyarchaeota archaeon:
- a CDS encoding TldD/PmbA family protein: MYDVLEYTLKYAEKQHAVQVEALITKSEVLTLIIEKNEVKTIEHKNDQGLGVRVITKKLGKQYLGSAFTLNLNKNSIEEAVKNAIRSSRFRKIDFSNASFPFSKRVQTVKSIYDSEISTINLEQLTEIGRLIVDSATIDEKINSINGHLTLITYYVYLANSLGLQVGYPSTIYNVSIEVIAKNLNEFSSGEEDYISRVFNEEKAYQTARVAALTALSQLNPKQIKSGVMDVVLAPEAISELLIHTLCHEVKADMVQKNQSPLKGKINQEISSSLLTIIDDGKIEGAVGSKPYDDEGTPTETKSIIEKGILKTYLYDSFSAAREGKNPSGNGLRLTSELIQKYAVEPQAAPTNLIIKPGTENFESLIKDVKEGIYVKNIIGAHTSNAVTGEFSVVGLTTYKIESGEIKFPVKNAMIAGNILDFLKKIDNVGKVQKQCQGISIDSSIITPYIKVREFSVSA; the protein is encoded by the coding sequence ATGTATGATGTATTAGAGTATACATTAAAGTATGCTGAAAAACAGCATGCAGTTCAAGTTGAAGCTTTAATTACTAAAAGTGAAGTTTTAACATTAATTATTGAAAAGAATGAAGTTAAAACAATAGAGCATAAAAATGATCAAGGATTAGGCGTTAGAGTAATAACTAAGAAACTTGGAAAACAATATCTTGGTTCAGCTTTCACTTTAAATTTAAATAAAAACTCTATAGAAGAAGCTGTAAAAAATGCTATACGCTCATCTAGATTTAGAAAAATAGATTTTTCAAATGCAAGTTTTCCATTCTCTAAAAGAGTACAAACAGTTAAAAGCATATATGATTCTGAAATCTCCACTATAAACTTAGAGCAATTAACGGAAATCGGTAGACTAATAGTTGACTCCGCCACTATAGATGAGAAAATTAACTCTATTAATGGTCACTTAACATTAATTACCTATTATGTTTATCTAGCTAATTCTCTTGGTCTTCAAGTAGGTTACCCATCAACCATCTATAATGTTTCAATTGAAGTTATTGCTAAAAACTTAAATGAGTTTTCTTCAGGTGAAGAAGATTACATAAGCAGGGTTTTTAATGAAGAAAAAGCTTATCAAACAGCTAGAGTCGCAGCTTTAACAGCTCTTTCTCAATTGAACCCTAAACAAATAAAAAGTGGAGTTATGGATGTTGTTTTAGCTCCTGAAGCTATCTCAGAGTTATTAATCCATACGTTATGCCATGAAGTTAAAGCTGATATGGTACAAAAGAATCAATCACCTTTAAAAGGGAAAATTAACCAGGAAATTTCATCAAGTTTACTAACTATTATTGATGATGGAAAAATTGAAGGTGCTGTCGGCTCAAAACCATATGATGATGAAGGTACTCCTACAGAAACAAAATCAATAATTGAAAAGGGAATTTTAAAAACATATTTATACGATTCTTTTTCAGCTGCTAGGGAAGGAAAAAACCCTTCAGGAAACGGTTTAAGGTTAACATCAGAACTTATTCAAAAATATGCTGTTGAACCTCAAGCAGCTCCAACGAACTTGATTATTAAGCCTGGAACGGAAAATTTTGAGTCTTTAATAAAAGATGTTAAAGAAGGCATTTATGTTAAAAATATTATAGGGGCTCACACATCTAATGCTGTGACTGGAGAATTTTCCGTAGTTGGTTTAACAACGTATAAAATTGAGAGTGGAGAAATAAAGTTTCCAGTAAAAAATGCTATGATTGCAGGAAATATTTTAGATTTTCTAAAAAAAATTGATAATGTTGGAAAAGTTCAAAAACAATGCCAAGGCATTTCAATAGACTCTTCGATAATAACGCCTTATATTAAGGTTAGAGAATTTTCAGTAAGCGCTTAA
- the mtrH gene encoding tetrahydromethanopterin S-methyltransferase subunit H encodes MYQFKNEQKIFEIGKVKVGGIPGERPTVLIGSIFYAREKIVIDHKKGEFDKDKAENYIKMQEEYSDKTGNPHMVDVGGSTNEAIIKFLDFVSKVTDAPILIGGASPNVRLAGLKYVKEVGIKNPIIYNSILPEHKKEELEKIKEHNVKTVILLGFSPKDFTSTGKIQTIKNLLSIIQKVGVTQPMIDTAVIDIPSLGLASKALFELKNELGLPVGCGPHNAIGTWRGLKTKMNIQAKYPCVASANALPVVFGADFILYGPIEYASFIFPAIALIDAALAQLRIEFGKKIIDKNHPLFKIP; translated from the coding sequence ATGTATCAATTTAAAAATGAACAAAAAATCTTTGAAATTGGAAAAGTTAAAGTTGGTGGGATCCCTGGAGAAAGACCAACCGTGCTTATAGGCTCGATTTTTTATGCCAGAGAAAAAATTGTAATTGACCATAAAAAAGGAGAATTCGATAAAGATAAAGCTGAAAATTATATTAAAATGCAAGAGGAATACTCTGATAAAACTGGAAATCCGCATATGGTAGATGTAGGCGGCTCAACTAATGAAGCAATAATAAAATTTTTAGATTTTGTATCTAAAGTTACTGACGCCCCTATTCTTATTGGAGGAGCATCCCCAAACGTAAGATTGGCCGGTTTAAAATATGTAAAAGAAGTTGGAATAAAAAATCCTATAATTTATAATTCAATTCTTCCAGAGCATAAAAAGGAAGAGTTAGAAAAAATTAAAGAGCATAACGTTAAAACAGTTATTTTACTTGGCTTTAGCCCAAAAGATTTCACTTCAACTGGAAAAATACAAACAATAAAAAACCTTTTATCAATAATCCAGAAAGTTGGAGTAACTCAACCAATGATAGATACAGCCGTCATCGATATTCCAAGTTTAGGGTTAGCTTCTAAAGCTTTATTTGAATTAAAAAATGAGTTAGGGTTACCGGTTGGTTGCGGCCCTCATAATGCTATTGGAACTTGGCGAGGATTAAAAACTAAAATGAATATTCAAGCTAAATATCCTTGCGTAGCTTCAGCTAATGCCTTACCAGTAGTTTTTGGTGCTGACTTTATTCTTTACGGACCAATAGAATACGCTAGCTTTATCTTCCCAGCTATAGCCCTAATAGATGCAGCATTAGCTCAATTAAGAATTGAGTTTGGAAAAAAGATTATAGATAAAAACCATCCACTATTTAAAATACCATAA
- a CDS encoding TldD/PmbA family protein — MNLELAEKAVNYALNLGAKYVDARVEKIKVTSIKYAQGRFEVASSGLIFGIGVRAVVNGAWGFAASSLTEGNENYVKNISKFAVEAGKAAASQSKKEINVVLFKPIKDKEKIHVEKDLASIEIEEKMKIAFTLGETAKKFNEKIVSSSALYFDECGEKSIVTSDGAEILSEVNRIYFSVKAVAKEGEKLTSIHESEGFISGFEVFNKIDLRKYAVKAAEKALNMLKAKPAVKGRFKAILDPRIAGTFIHEAIGHACEADYIINNQSILVSKLGEQIASEQVTIFDDSTLNGGWGSAKYDDEGVATTKRVLIENGVLKGYILNRESAEKLGMKGNGGARAASYNYKPIVRMSNTYLAPKDFSFEELLEVVKEGIYVKGSRGGQVDPAKGVFQFSAEEAFLINKGEIAEPLLDVSLSGLTLETLKKIFAIGKDLEHHPGFCGKNSQFIPASDGSPHIAVQEVVVGGKI; from the coding sequence ATGAATCTGGAATTAGCTGAAAAAGCAGTAAACTATGCTTTAAATCTTGGAGCTAAATATGTTGATGCTAGAGTTGAAAAAATTAAAGTTACCTCTATTAAGTATGCTCAGGGAAGATTTGAAGTTGCTTCTTCAGGTTTAATTTTCGGTATTGGTGTAAGAGCCGTAGTAAATGGAGCTTGGGGCTTCGCCGCTTCTTCATTAACTGAAGGAAACGAGAATTACGTGAAAAATATTTCTAAGTTTGCTGTTGAGGCTGGAAAAGCTGCAGCTTCTCAATCTAAAAAAGAAATAAATGTAGTTTTATTTAAACCTATCAAAGATAAAGAGAAAATTCATGTTGAAAAAGATTTAGCTTCAATAGAGATTGAAGAAAAAATGAAAATTGCATTTACACTTGGTGAAACAGCTAAAAAATTTAATGAAAAAATTGTAAGCTCTTCAGCATTATACTTTGATGAATGTGGTGAAAAATCTATTGTTACAAGTGATGGAGCTGAAATATTAAGCGAAGTAAACAGAATTTATTTTAGTGTTAAAGCTGTGGCGAAAGAAGGAGAAAAATTAACTTCAATTCATGAATCTGAAGGTTTTATATCGGGATTTGAAGTTTTTAATAAAATAGATTTAAGAAAATACGCTGTTAAAGCTGCTGAAAAAGCATTGAATATGCTTAAAGCTAAACCTGCAGTTAAGGGAAGATTTAAAGCAATTTTAGATCCAAGAATTGCTGGAACATTTATTCATGAAGCTATCGGTCATGCTTGTGAAGCAGATTACATCATAAATAATCAATCAATTCTAGTTAGTAAATTAGGAGAGCAAATAGCTTCAGAACAAGTTACTATTTTTGATGATTCAACTTTAAATGGAGGATGGGGAAGCGCAAAATATGATGATGAAGGTGTTGCTACAACTAAAAGAGTTTTAATAGAAAATGGAGTTTTAAAAGGCTACATTTTGAATAGAGAATCTGCAGAAAAACTTGGGATGAAAGGAAATGGAGGAGCTAGAGCAGCTTCATACAATTATAAACCTATAGTTAGAATGAGTAATACTTATCTTGCTCCAAAAGACTTCTCTTTTGAAGAATTACTTGAAGTAGTTAAAGAAGGTATCTATGTTAAAGGTTCTAGAGGAGGACAAGTTGATCCAGCAAAAGGTGTATTTCAATTTTCAGCTGAAGAAGCTTTTTTAATAAATAAAGGGGAAATAGCGGAGCCCCTGCTTGATGTTTCCCTTTCAGGATTAACTCTAGAAACACTTAAAAAAATATTCGCTATAGGAAAAGATCTTGAGCATCATCCAGGCTTTTGCGGTAAAAATTCTCAATTTATCCCTGCTAGTGATGGAAGTCCACATATAGCAGTTCAAGAAGTAGTTGTAGGAGGAAAAATTTAA